ATTtccacatatattttaaatttagaaataaaacaaaatatgtaaaCTGTTATTGTtacataattatgttttttaaaaaaatattacaaaaatataaatctataaattttatagtaataatattataagcCACCGAAACGTTATTAAAAAgttagataatatataacatcaaattatattattatatttataaattttattgtatgatctaaaatttttagttttcaaaaaaaccTACATGGTGGTGAAGGTGAagatttagttaattttaaattcaTGCATAGACATAATCAAATATCACTTCGATTCAGTGATTTATTTTGGGAAGACAAGCTATTTTTCCAAGAGAAAAATCGTATAGCCCCATATTTCCCTCAAATTATGACTGCATGCTATTTATCCCTTCCAATAAAGTTTGAAACCTATTTCGCCACCAAAGTAATGATCAACACTTAAACCTCCACAATTTCAAAGTTCAAAATCTCCAACCCCATAAAATTCAATTAGTTGGTTTACCGTATTGAATTAAAATCGAAAGATTAATAAAACCAACACCATACCAACAGATGACCTGATTAAGATCTGATTACCTCTTATAAACCACTAATTAAAAATCCCAAACCAATTTACCGTGACCCTAATATCTCAAAGACTCGACTTTGATAAATcagaaaccctaaatcctcgAATGGCAAAGGCACAATTGAGAAAGGAGAAAGCATTGAAGTTTGAGACTGAGGATTGAAGAATAAGCATAGGAATAATTCCATCACCACACCAACATCTCTTCGGAATTCCCATCACCATTCCATCCCCACGACGAGAAGCTATTTTTCAAGTCGACGCTCCTGAGGTATTCGACGAAGTCCCTGacattttcttctcttcaagcTTCAATTCTAGAGCaatatttttagggtttttgttcGAAATCGATTtgggattttattttttttatcggGTTTTTTAAGTTCTGATATGTTGGGTCGGGTTTACTTCGAACCAGAAGATTGTTTTGGTAggttttatttcattttggtttAGTTCTATTCGATTTATTATAAGAGAACCGAGATTTGATATTGGATTTACAGAAATCATAAGAAAACCAACTTTGGTGTGGAAATAGGCTTTGAACTTTATTTTGGGAGATAAGTCATAGTTTGAAAGACATATTatactatacaatatttttCATGGGGAAATAGCTCGTCtttccatttattttttaaaaaatgtttgttaACTACATGAAGAATACACCACCACATCACTATAAATCTGAACAAAATGAGGTATTAAAAACTACTACTTTATTTTGTTAACACCATCAACATAGTTCTCATAGCCATAAAATTGTATTGAACTTATAACCCGTAAATTTTAGATAATGTTTAACATGTTATCTCATGTTCTTTGATGTATAAcgttgtattttgaattttaatatccATATGTGTTCATTGATATCACCATTTGTCTTTTCCTGAGGAGTGTGTTCTCTtcctgacttttttttttgtcatcaatggAAACATACCTCTTCCTGACTTATGTGGAGTAGTTTGAccatttctaaaattttatagtgTTCTGAATAAATCTTTAACTTAAAAGGtgttcagaattttttttaattttaataatattatatttttttaaagaaaactgaatttaaaataaataggtTAGTTTTCAACTttcataaatagaaatattaattatgaaatatacTATATCTagaattattttacaaaaaaagaaattaaaaaatacattggagaaaAACATACATgtatcattattttttattttctaaaaaaaaagaaatacactaaaaatttattttctatttggTTGCACAGAAAAGAAATAAACGTAACATCTCTTAAAATTTggttatacaatatatatttaagcaATACctaatatattaacataaaatcTTATTTTGGGTCTCagtattatatttcagttttagacaataactaatatttcaaatcaaacaaaaaaactttattCACAATGTATGATCAAACCATAATTCTTTGTTTTTCCTGATGAGACTAAACCTATACTAACCaaaatctttttattaattgtttcaaaCATGGTTTTGATTGTCTAGATACTTGAAGACATTATGATGATCAAACAAACTTTTCTTAATGAATCGAAAACAAACTTAACCATTATGTATAAACTATAGTCGGACGTAGATTTTTATGAGTAAGAAACTatgttatctatcttattaaaacagaaacattctgttggatctaacattattttgtaagtttttaaattaaatacacatttatactttatagttaaacatacattaagtcactaatgttcctttctttatactactatccatatttccaaacaatatacttatttccttatactactatcaatgtttccaaacaatatatttttatactattatcaatgtttccaaataatacaataattaatcttagttattttatatctatcattttctttttaaaattttgtagaaacgtcataattttcataaattggaaaatagtgaactttaaaatttcgattataagattgcaaattatgaaactattacaattgaaatccaattaaattatatatcggtcatccatcagttcaatcggttagtctcgggttttagtaatttttaatatgaatattttaaaaacataaattgaattgtcagatctccggattaaccggtaaatcacaatcggattgaatttaaaagtactgatttaaatacaaaaatattttaaatacacactctttaaaaataaccaaaatatttgttaaattattagtgaaatttttcatcgtaaaatatcccgcgcttcaaaaacgcgggtcaaaatctagtatacgTTAAATCAAAATACTAGGACTAATGCtcatatgcaaataatcatGGGCATTGTCTCTTAAatagtactagattttgatccgcgcttgaagcgcggaatattttacgataaaaaatttcactaataatataacaaatattctGGTAATTTTAAATAGTgcatttagaatatttttgcatttaaatcagtgtttttaattcaacccgattgtgattataccggttaatccggagatctgacaattcaattttaggtttttaaaatattcatatttaaaaaaaaatcattaaaatccgagagtaaccgattgaactgttggatgaccgatatgtaatctaatttgatttaaattataatagtttcataatttgtaatcttataatccaaattttaaactttattattttgcaatttatgaaattatgacgtttttacaaaattttaaagagaaaataatagatataaaataactaagattaattattgtattgtttggaaacattgatagtagtataaaaatatattgttggaaacattgatagtattataaagaaataagtatattgtttggaaacatggataatagtataaagaaatgaatattaatgatttaatataggtttaactataaagtataaaagtgtatttaatttaaaaacttacaaaataaatgttaagtccaacagaatgtttctgttttaataagatagattctgAAGGAAAATTTATACAATCCTTCACTTTTTGTTGAGATCACAAAACATTAGAAATAGATGATGTTAGAATAAACATGAAGAAAAATCAGACTCATATATGGTAGACATGTAAGTAgaccaaatatataaaaaagatttttttagataaaaatcttaacatctattttttttaaatgtaaatgacCGTTTAAAACGCTAATTTTAGGTTAATAGTTTAGAAATATCCGCGTTAAGCGAGGATTAAGAATCTAGTAAACATTCTAAAACAAGAATACAAGTGGATGATATTTGAGTAGTATATACGTTTcagatttatatatgttttttataattaaaaaatcaatgttttgtttggaaaaacaattaaaaatcaatctaagtataaattaaattaaaagccAACATCTTTCAAATATACAAGAGAGAACCATTGCGACTTCGATCTCAGTTTTGAAGTGATATGATGGGCATCTGTTATATTTGATTTGACTcgttatttgttttgattcgaTCCAAAAACTGCGGATATCCGTAAATCatcgaaacaaaacaaatataaaaattcaaaatccgtTAAAAACAAAGCAAATTACAAATACCAAAAATCTTAAAGTCGGATATCTGATCCACTCCGACTTTGATacaaatatgtgtatatataaaatttaataattttctataattattatcttaacacatcattttattaattttatttataaagttactTATAATGgtattaaattaagaaaataatatcaaatcttaaaaagaattacattttttaaaaaaattgtgtttttattaaagAATTTAGTGGAACAAATGGTTCCagtagttttttattttatattatgtaaaacatagttttggaaaacaaatttatatattttttagatttacttGTATTAAACAAAATGTATGAAATATGTAAGTATCCGCAAAATATTCGTAAATATCTGAAAAAATCGGATATCCGAAAAACTAAATATCTGTATtttttgaagcaaaaaaaaaaatcaaatatatatatatatctgtaaaattcgaaacaaatcacaaaaattaaaaattaagatattattTCGATCCGTACCCGTACCCTCACCCTAGATATGACTATACAACTTGCAAAGTCGTAAGAACTTGCTTAAGAAGTTCCTACGTGACCGAAGAGTCAATAGGGTCAAAAAGTCAACAGTGTTCTGGTCGTACACGCGGCCTTATGAGTAGTGCAGTGCTTCGATTCTTCCGTTTGATTTCATCGTGGCCTCGTATCGAGCCattgatttttaatagatattGACTCGTTTACTTTTTATggtcataaaataattaaattcctcgtaaattcctgTGAAATTTCTATATAATAGGGAAATCTTAGCAATTGCAATTATCATCAAGAAGCTTCAACCTCTCAAATCATCTCtcctctctgtctctctctttaAAATATATCTGAAATTTCTGAAGCTCTTCCACAGTTTTTCTTGAGCCATGACTGCGCAGGTACTTTCTTTCATATATTTTCTCTTGAAATAatcaattatatttagtttaactgatgttgtttaattattatatagaaaCTAATCAATCatacttaaaataaattaaaaatataaaaactacaaCTAGCTACTGATCTCAGATTTGAAATGACAGAAATCTGTGTTGCAACTAAGTGTTCACGAGGAAAGGATCAGAAAGAAAGCGTGGAAGACGGTTTCTAAGTTTTCAGGTATCttcataaactttaaatttacgacaatatgattattatttttataaagttgggagaataaacatttttcataatttgtttcatttttaggTGTTACTTCGATAGCAATGGATGACAAAACCGGGAAAATGACGGTGGTGGGAGAAGTTGATGTACCGAAACTCGTAAAGAAGCTAAGGAAGATATGTACCGCAGATATCGTTTCGGTGGAAGTTGTTAAACCACCTgagaaaaaggaagagaaaaaggAGCCGGAGAAACCGAAACAACCCGAGGTTATTGCTCACCCAGTTACCTATTGGAACAACCAGTACCAATACCATCCTGCTTCGTATGCAAGTTCTTACTATCCACCAAGTGGGTATTCTAGAGTTGTAGTGGAGGAACCAAGGCCTTGTGTGATTATGTAATTTTTCCTAGAATTATTTCATTAGTGTTAATTATGTTTGCACTTAATTTTGATGGAAGAGTGTATTTTGGGTATTATAATCAACATTTCCCGTATGAGCTTATTCGATAAAAACAGTCAACTTTGTATCATGTATGATGAAGTTTATTTTTAGTCTTTTTAGATACGCTTTATTAATTCTTTTAGTTCTAGTCATGCAGTAATCATTAATCTTTTTCTCGCGGCTTCATTCATGTAGACATTTTTTCGTATGTTAAACATGTACTTTTACCTTGTCTTTAGCTAGTATTaaatcaaatatgtttttttttttgacaaagattttttaaatcaaatatgtTTGGAGGGATTAGTTGAATCGGTTCATAACTGGATAAATATGtgatacatatatttatacacgttttttttattaatctaaaatatcCTGAATCTATAAAGACACACAGACTAATTCACAAGAGGAAGTGTACCATctccaaatatatttatacacatttga
This genomic stretch from Raphanus sativus cultivar WK10039 chromosome 3, ASM80110v3, whole genome shotgun sequence harbors:
- the LOC108844736 gene encoding heavy metal-associated isoprenylated plant protein 13-like; translated protein: MTAQKSVLQLSVHEERIRKKAWKTVSKFSGVTSIAMDDKTGKMTVVGEVDVPKLVKKLRKICTADIVSVEVVKPPEKKEEKKEPEKPKQPEVIAHPVTYWNNQYQYHPASYASSYYPPSGYSRVVVEEPRPCVIM